One Mycobacterium sp. SMC-4 DNA window includes the following coding sequences:
- a CDS encoding RDD family protein, with product MTDNPAGPGGTPPQGGYPPPGNYPPPPPGSQPTPQGGYAPPPPPGGYPPPPQGNYPPPGAFPQAQYGGGPPPQGAALPKEAYTPWHYRVGAWFIDNIPVFIIAGITQGIAFGTGENNCVTYNGGVECTSQPTAIGTTVSLLGSLLMLAYVIWNYGYRQGTTGSSIGKSVLKFKVVSEKTWLPIGFGLSIVRQLAHIVDTIICYIGYLFPLWDGKRQTLADKIMSTVCVPLNPQPLPPGPPPQQY from the coding sequence ATGACAGACAATCCAGCAGGGCCCGGGGGAACTCCGCCGCAGGGTGGTTACCCGCCCCCAGGCAACTACCCTCCTCCGCCCCCCGGGTCGCAGCCCACGCCGCAGGGCGGATATGCACCGCCGCCGCCTCCGGGTGGGTATCCGCCTCCGCCGCAGGGCAATTACCCGCCCCCGGGTGCTTTCCCGCAGGCGCAGTACGGCGGTGGCCCGCCGCCGCAGGGGGCAGCCCTGCCCAAGGAGGCCTACACGCCCTGGCATTACCGGGTGGGCGCGTGGTTCATCGACAACATCCCGGTGTTCATCATCGCCGGTATCACCCAGGGCATCGCCTTCGGCACCGGCGAGAACAACTGCGTCACCTACAACGGCGGCGTCGAGTGCACGTCGCAGCCCACGGCCATCGGGACGACCGTCTCGCTGCTGGGTTCGCTGCTGATGCTGGCCTACGTCATCTGGAACTACGGCTACCGTCAGGGGACCACCGGCTCGAGCATCGGAAAGTCGGTGCTCAAGTTCAAGGTCGTCAGCGAAAAGACTTGGCTGCCTATCGGTTTCGGGCTGTCGATCGTTCGTCAGCTGGCGCACATCGTCGACACCATCATCTGCTACATCGGCTACCTGTTCCCGCTCTGGGACGGCAAGCGTCAGACGCTGGCCGACAAGATCATGAGCACCGTCTGCGTCCCGCTCAACCCGCAGCCGCTGCCCCCGGGTCCGCCGCCGCAGCAGTACTGA
- a CDS encoding acetyl-CoA C-acetyltransferase, translated as MPEAVIVATARSPIGRANKGSLVSMRPDDLAAQMVKAVLDKVPALDPRDIDDLMMGCAQPAGEAGYNIARAVAVQLGYDFLPGTTVNRYCSSSLQTTRMAFHAIKAGEGHAFLSAGVETVSRFGKGAADGAPDSKNPIFEDAQQRSAKAAEGATEWHDPREDDLLPDVYIAMGQTAENVAAYTGISREDQDHWGVRSQNRAEEAIKSGFFEREIVPVTLPDGTVVSTDDGPRAGTSYDKISQLKPVFRPNGTITAGNACPLNDGAAAVMIMSDSKAKELGLTPLARIVSTGVSGLSPEIMGLGPIEAVKKALANAKMSISDIDLYEINEAFAVQVLGSARELGMDEDKLNVSGGAIALGHPFGMTGARITATLLNNLATHDKTFGIETMCVGGGQGMAMVVERLS; from the coding sequence ATGCCCGAAGCCGTCATCGTCGCCACTGCCCGCTCACCCATCGGCCGGGCCAACAAGGGATCGCTGGTCTCGATGCGCCCCGACGATCTGGCCGCCCAGATGGTCAAGGCGGTATTGGACAAGGTGCCCGCACTGGATCCCCGCGATATCGACGACCTGATGATGGGGTGCGCCCAGCCTGCCGGCGAAGCCGGCTACAACATCGCGCGGGCGGTCGCGGTACAGCTGGGTTACGACTTCCTGCCGGGCACCACCGTCAATCGGTACTGCTCGTCGTCGCTGCAGACCACGCGGATGGCGTTTCACGCCATCAAGGCCGGCGAAGGCCACGCGTTCCTCTCGGCCGGCGTGGAGACGGTGTCGCGGTTCGGCAAGGGGGCCGCCGACGGCGCACCGGACTCGAAGAACCCGATTTTCGAGGATGCGCAGCAGCGGTCGGCCAAGGCCGCCGAGGGCGCGACCGAGTGGCACGACCCGCGCGAGGACGACCTGTTGCCCGACGTGTACATCGCGATGGGCCAGACCGCCGAGAACGTCGCGGCGTACACCGGCATCAGCCGCGAAGACCAGGACCACTGGGGGGTGCGGTCGCAGAATCGCGCCGAGGAGGCCATCAAGAGCGGATTCTTCGAGCGTGAGATCGTGCCGGTGACGCTGCCCGACGGCACCGTCGTCTCCACCGACGACGGTCCGCGCGCAGGGACCAGCTACGACAAGATCAGCCAGCTCAAGCCGGTCTTCCGGCCGAACGGCACGATCACCGCGGGCAATGCGTGCCCGCTCAACGACGGCGCTGCCGCGGTGATGATCATGAGCGACAGCAAGGCCAAGGAGTTGGGCCTCACGCCGCTGGCCCGCATCGTCTCGACGGGCGTGTCGGGGCTGTCGCCGGAGATCATGGGTCTCGGGCCGATCGAGGCCGTCAAGAAGGCGTTGGCGAACGCCAAGATGAGCATTTCCGACATCGATCTGTACGAGATCAACGAGGCGTTCGCGGTTCAGGTGCTGGGATCGGCGCGCGAACTCGGCATGGACGAGGACAAGCTCAACGTCTCCGGCGGCGCGATCGCGCTGGGCCACCCGTTCGGGATGACCGGGGCGCGGATCACCGCCACGCTGCTGAACAACCTGGCCACCCACGACAAGACCTTCGGCATCGAGACGATGTGCGTGGGCGGCGGTCAGGGGATGGCGATGGTCGTGGAGCGGCTCAGCTAG
- a CDS encoding Bax inhibitor-1/YccA family protein, producing the protein MRESSNPVFRTLPKGQQGGYAQFGTGAAGYGAQAVHADPYVSQYPDQQQTGVSRPLTIDDVVTKTGITLAVLAAFAVVSYFIATINPGFAMMLAMGGAIGGLVLVLVAVFARKQDNPAIVLSYAGLEGLFLGGISYLFANVVSNGGYSMITQAIIGTLGVFFGMLVVYKTGAIRVTPKFTRMIVAGLFGVLALMLVNFLAAIIGGGDGLGLRSGGMLAIGFSLLCIGLAAFSFLIDFDAADQMIRAGAPEKAAWGVALGLTVTLVWLYVEILRLLSYFNSD; encoded by the coding sequence GTGCGCGAAAGCAGCAACCCGGTATTTCGCACTTTACCCAAGGGGCAGCAAGGCGGATATGCGCAATTCGGTACCGGAGCCGCTGGCTACGGTGCGCAAGCGGTACACGCCGATCCCTATGTGAGCCAGTACCCCGATCAGCAGCAGACCGGTGTCTCGCGTCCGCTGACCATCGACGATGTCGTCACCAAGACGGGCATCACGCTCGCTGTGCTGGCGGCCTTCGCGGTGGTGTCCTACTTCATCGCCACGATCAACCCCGGCTTCGCCATGATGCTGGCGATGGGCGGTGCGATCGGCGGCCTGGTGCTGGTGCTGGTCGCGGTGTTCGCCCGCAAGCAGGACAACCCGGCGATCGTGCTGAGCTACGCGGGGCTGGAAGGCCTCTTCCTCGGCGGTATTTCGTACCTGTTCGCCAATGTGGTCTCCAACGGCGGCTACTCGATGATCACCCAGGCGATCATCGGCACGCTCGGCGTGTTCTTCGGCATGCTGGTCGTCTACAAGACCGGAGCCATCCGCGTCACCCCGAAGTTCACCCGAATGATCGTTGCCGGCCTGTTCGGCGTGCTGGCCTTGATGCTGGTCAACTTCCTGGCCGCGATCATCGGCGGCGGCGACGGCCTGGGTCTGCGCAGCGGCGGCATGCTGGCCATCGGATTCTCGCTGCTGTGCATCGGCCTGGCGGCGTTCAGCTTCCTGATCGACTTCGATGCGGCTGATCAGATGATCCGCGCCGGTGCTCCGGAGAAGGCGGCATGGGGCGTGGCGCTCGGCCTGACCGTCACCCTGGTGTGGCTGTACGTCGAGATCCTGCGTCTGCTCAGCTACTTCAACAGCGACTAG
- a CDS encoding cystathionine beta-synthase, whose product MRIARHITELIGNTPLVQLNSVVPAGAGMVAAKVEYLNPGGSAKDRIAIKMIDAAEASGELRPGGTIVEPTSGNTGVGLALVAQQRGYKCVFVCPDKVGEDKRNVLRAYGAEVVVCPTAVPPDHPDSYYSVSDRLVNEIDGAWKPDQYSNLMGPQSHYETTGPEIWADTDGKVTHFVAGVGTGGTITGAGRYLKEVSNGRVKVIGVDPEGSVYSGGSGRPYLVEGVGEDFWPSAYDPSVPDEIIAVSDADSFEMTRRLAREEAMLVGGSCGMAAVAAIQVAEREGPDALVVVLLPDGGRGYLSKIFNDEWMSSYGFLRSRLDGTVRESTVGDLMRGKSGALPDLVHTHPSETVRDAITILREYGVSQMPVVGAEPPVMAGEVAGSVSERELLSAVFEGRAKLADAVAQHMSPPLPLVGAGELVSSVAKTLRECDAVMVVEEGKPVGVLTRHDLLGYLSSETART is encoded by the coding sequence ATGCGCATCGCCCGGCACATCACTGAGCTCATCGGCAATACACCGCTGGTGCAGCTGAATTCGGTTGTTCCGGCCGGGGCCGGGATGGTCGCGGCCAAAGTCGAGTACCTCAACCCCGGCGGCAGCGCCAAGGATCGGATCGCGATCAAGATGATCGACGCCGCGGAGGCCAGCGGTGAACTGCGCCCTGGCGGCACCATCGTCGAACCCACCTCCGGTAATACCGGCGTCGGTCTTGCATTGGTTGCCCAGCAACGCGGCTACAAGTGTGTGTTCGTCTGCCCCGACAAAGTCGGCGAGGACAAGCGCAACGTGCTGCGGGCCTACGGCGCCGAGGTTGTGGTGTGCCCGACGGCCGTGCCGCCCGACCACCCCGACAGCTACTACAGCGTGTCCGACCGGCTGGTCAACGAGATCGACGGAGCGTGGAAGCCCGACCAGTACTCCAATCTGATGGGTCCGCAGAGCCACTACGAGACCACCGGCCCGGAAATCTGGGCCGACACCGACGGCAAGGTCACCCACTTCGTGGCCGGCGTCGGAACCGGCGGAACCATCACCGGAGCGGGCCGCTACCTCAAGGAGGTTTCCAACGGTCGCGTCAAGGTGATCGGCGTCGACCCGGAAGGCTCGGTGTACTCGGGCGGCTCGGGTCGGCCCTACCTCGTCGAGGGCGTGGGCGAGGACTTCTGGCCGTCGGCCTACGATCCGTCGGTCCCGGACGAGATCATCGCGGTCTCCGATGCCGATTCCTTTGAGATGACCCGGCGGCTGGCGCGCGAGGAAGCCATGCTGGTCGGCGGTTCGTGCGGCATGGCCGCAGTCGCAGCGATCCAGGTCGCCGAGCGGGAGGGACCCGACGCGCTGGTGGTGGTGCTGCTGCCCGACGGTGGACGCGGCTACCTGTCGAAGATCTTCAACGACGAGTGGATGTCGTCCTACGGGTTCCTGCGAAGTCGCCTCGACGGGACGGTCAGGGAGTCGACGGTGGGTGACCTGATGCGCGGCAAATCGGGGGCGCTACCCGATCTGGTGCACACCCACCCGTCGGAGACGGTGCGCGACGCGATCACCATCCTGCGCGAGTACGGGGTCTCCCAAATGCCGGTAGTGGGTGCCGAACCGCCGGTGATGGCGGGCGAGGTTGCCGGCAGCGTGTCCGAACGCGAACTTCTCTCGGCGGTGTTCGAGGGGCGGGCAAAGCTCGCCGACGCGGTCGCCCAGCACATGAGCCCACCGCTGCCCCTGGTGGGTGCGGGTGAGCTGGTCAGCAGCGTGGCCAAGACGCTACGGGAATGTGATGCGGTCATGGTCGTCGAGGAAGGCAAACCGGTCGGTGTGCTGACCCGTCACGACCTGCTGGGTTACCTGTCCAGCGAGACAGCCCGGACCTGA
- a CDS encoding acyl-CoA dehydrogenase family protein, translating to MSSAGNTPIESLLDLDSLLCAEDRDLRSMVRQFGEQRLRPYVGEWFESGQVPVRELAVEIGKLGLLGMHLSGYGCGGSTATAYGLVCQELEAVDSGLRSLVSVQGSLAMFAIHRWGSEEQRRQWLPGMAAGELIGCFGLTEPDFGSNPGGMRTTARRDGSDWILNGSKMWITNASVADVAIVWAREPGGHVLGFAVPASTPGFSAREMTHKLSLRASVTSEFSLDDVRVPEDARLPGAEGLKGPLSCLSEARFGIVFGAVGAARDCLEATIDYVCSREVFDKPLAGYQLTQAKIADMAVELGKAQLLALHLGRLKDDGRIRPEQVSVGKLNNVREALGIARQCRTLLGANGVTLEYPVMRHANNLESVLTYEGTSEVHQLVIGETLTGVSAFR from the coding sequence ATGTCCAGCGCTGGGAACACCCCGATCGAAAGCCTGCTCGACCTCGACTCGCTGTTGTGTGCCGAGGACCGCGATCTGCGCTCCATGGTGCGACAGTTCGGCGAACAACGATTGCGTCCGTACGTCGGAGAGTGGTTCGAGTCCGGTCAGGTGCCGGTCCGCGAGCTCGCCGTCGAGATCGGCAAACTCGGCCTGCTCGGCATGCACCTGAGCGGTTACGGCTGTGGGGGTTCCACCGCGACCGCCTACGGCCTGGTGTGCCAGGAGCTGGAGGCCGTCGACAGCGGCCTGCGCAGCCTGGTGTCGGTGCAGGGTTCACTGGCGATGTTTGCCATTCACCGCTGGGGCAGCGAGGAACAACGTCGGCAGTGGCTGCCCGGGATGGCCGCCGGTGAGCTGATCGGCTGCTTCGGGCTGACCGAACCGGACTTCGGCTCCAACCCCGGCGGCATGCGTACCACCGCACGACGCGACGGGTCGGACTGGATCCTCAACGGTTCGAAGATGTGGATCACCAACGCCTCGGTCGCCGACGTGGCGATCGTCTGGGCGCGCGAACCGGGCGGACACGTGCTGGGCTTCGCGGTGCCGGCCTCCACCCCGGGGTTCAGTGCCCGGGAGATGACCCATAAGTTGTCGCTGCGCGCCTCGGTGACCTCGGAGTTCAGCCTCGACGACGTGCGTGTGCCCGAGGATGCCCGACTGCCCGGAGCCGAAGGTCTCAAGGGTCCGCTGAGTTGCCTGTCGGAGGCCCGGTTCGGAATTGTGTTCGGCGCCGTGGGCGCCGCCCGCGACTGCCTGGAGGCCACGATCGACTACGTGTGCAGCCGCGAGGTCTTCGACAAACCGTTGGCCGGATATCAGCTCACGCAGGCCAAGATCGCCGACATGGCCGTGGAGCTCGGTAAGGCTCAGCTGCTGGCGCTACACCTGGGCCGGCTCAAGGATGACGGCCGAATCCGTCCCGAGCAGGTCAGTGTCGGCAAGCTCAACAACGTCCGGGAGGCGCTCGGGATCGCCCGCCAGTGCCGAACTCTGTTGGGCGCCAATGGGGTGACGTTGGAATACCCGGTGATGCGGCACGCCAACAATCTCGAGTCGGTGTTGACCTACGAAGGGACCTCGGAAGTGCACCAGCTGGTCATCGGAGAGACATTGACCGGCGTCAGCGCATTCCGGTAG
- a CDS encoding RDD family protein, translating to MALPKESYTPWTTRVLAQVIDMVPVVIAFGIGWGVLRGTTATECLTDRSQSEFGEVCVTGTSGLGQLAMAVATLAVFGYLVWNFGYRQGATGSSLGKSITRFRVVSEKTWQPIDFGLSILRQLAHVIDGAICYVGYLFPLWDTKRQTIADKIMTTVCVPL from the coding sequence GTGGCGCTGCCGAAGGAGTCCTACACACCGTGGACGACCCGGGTACTCGCCCAGGTGATCGACATGGTCCCGGTGGTGATCGCGTTCGGTATCGGCTGGGGCGTGCTGAGAGGCACCACCGCGACCGAATGTCTCACCGATCGGTCGCAATCGGAGTTCGGCGAGGTGTGTGTCACCGGCACGAGCGGCCTGGGCCAGCTGGCGATGGCGGTGGCCACGCTCGCCGTGTTCGGATATCTGGTCTGGAATTTCGGGTACCGGCAGGGCGCCACGGGTTCCAGCCTGGGCAAGTCGATCACCCGGTTTCGGGTGGTCAGTGAAAAGACTTGGCAGCCCATCGATTTCGGACTGTCGATACTGCGCCAACTAGCCCACGTCATCGACGGGGCAATCTGTTACGTCGGTTACCTGTTTCCGCTGTGGGATACCAAGCGCCAGACGATCGCCGACAAGATAATGACCACAGTCTGCGTACCGCTGTAG
- a CDS encoding endonuclease domain-containing protein, with amino-acid sequence MQVPFIGSEAVAAGVVGKHLLRTRFVALHPDVYTRPGVELNTHHRATAAWLWSRRGGVLAGLTAAALHGARYIEDSQPIELVWSNGRAPRGIRTHKQDLADDEITRRRGLPVTTVQRTAFDLARREGSLDAAVARLDALGNATGFDAADVLLWARQRHAGKRGMRQLAVALDLYDAGAQSPRETWLRLLLIRAGFPRPSTQIPVVSADGRRRYYLDMGWKELKLAVEYDGDQHRVDPLQFAHDIRRAEDLDELDWARVRVVKANSTGDVLARVARVYDARERSARRIPRLRDLSALPATETTRELAG; translated from the coding sequence GTGCAGGTGCCGTTCATCGGAAGCGAGGCGGTCGCCGCCGGAGTGGTCGGAAAACACCTGCTGCGTACCAGGTTCGTGGCGCTGCATCCCGACGTGTACACCCGTCCCGGCGTCGAGCTGAATACCCACCACCGGGCCACCGCCGCGTGGTTGTGGTCGCGCCGTGGCGGTGTGCTGGCCGGCCTGACCGCAGCCGCGCTGCACGGGGCGCGATACATCGAAGATTCGCAGCCCATCGAGCTGGTGTGGTCGAACGGTCGCGCCCCGCGGGGCATCAGGACCCATAAGCAGGACCTGGCCGACGATGAGATCACCCGCCGGCGGGGCCTGCCCGTCACGACCGTGCAGCGCACGGCGTTCGACCTTGCCCGCCGGGAGGGATCGCTCGACGCGGCCGTGGCCCGGCTCGACGCGCTGGGAAATGCCACGGGTTTCGACGCCGCCGACGTGCTGCTGTGGGCGAGGCAGCGGCATGCGGGGAAACGTGGTATGCGACAACTGGCAGTCGCGCTGGACCTGTACGACGCGGGCGCGCAGTCCCCGCGCGAGACCTGGCTGCGGTTACTGCTGATACGCGCCGGGTTCCCGCGCCCGTCCACCCAGATACCGGTGGTCAGTGCCGACGGACGACGGCGCTACTACCTCGACATGGGCTGGAAGGAACTGAAGTTGGCGGTCGAGTACGACGGCGATCAGCACCGCGTCGACCCGCTGCAGTTCGCCCACGACATTCGGCGCGCCGAGGACCTCGACGAGCTCGACTGGGCGCGCGTGCGCGTCGTCAAGGCCAACAGCACCGGCGACGTATTGGCTCGCGTCGCGCGCGTGTACGACGCGAGAGAGCGCTCAGCGCGTCGAATCCCGCGACTGCGCGATCTGAGCGCCCTCCCGGCGACCGAGACGACTAGGGAACTCGCGGGGTGA
- a CDS encoding alpha/beta hydrolase: protein MTAPSKAPSTAHLGVRPGRGLKPRRFPVSDGAPVEVVEDGPSVAGRMLGLAASLTIKPFLTVGSYAPKLPWPWGLVDFAARVLKPAPGTVRATISLPHCNAQLVRAAGVLPADGNRSVILYLHGGAFLTCGVNTHGRLVTALSQCADAPVLVVNYRMIPKHSVGTALDDCFDGYKWLRELGYEPDQIVLAGDSAGGYLALSLAEKLQAQGVDGYHGETPAAVVTMSPLFEIGNEARADHPNARTDAMFPAKAFHALVELIEVAAAKRTVDGQPEQVYEPLDHIEPGLPRTLIHVSGSEVLLSDARKAARLLAAAGVPVEVRVWPGQMHVFQLGAPMVSEANRSLRQIGDYIREATW, encoded by the coding sequence ATGACGGCACCGAGCAAGGCCCCCAGTACCGCTCATCTTGGCGTTCGTCCAGGTAGAGGCCTCAAGCCGCGCCGATTTCCGGTCAGTGACGGTGCTCCGGTCGAGGTGGTGGAGGACGGTCCCAGCGTCGCCGGACGCATGCTCGGGCTGGCTGCATCCCTGACGATCAAGCCGTTCCTCACCGTGGGCAGCTACGCTCCGAAGCTGCCGTGGCCGTGGGGGTTGGTCGACTTCGCGGCCCGTGTGCTCAAGCCGGCCCCGGGCACGGTCCGCGCCACCATCTCGCTGCCGCACTGCAACGCCCAGCTGGTCCGCGCCGCGGGCGTACTGCCTGCCGACGGCAACCGCAGCGTCATCCTCTATCTGCACGGCGGCGCGTTCCTGACGTGCGGCGTCAATACCCACGGCCGGCTGGTCACCGCACTGTCCCAGTGTGCCGATGCCCCGGTGCTGGTGGTGAACTACCGGATGATCCCCAAGCACTCGGTCGGCACTGCGCTCGACGACTGCTTCGACGGCTACAAGTGGCTGCGGGAGCTCGGCTACGAGCCGGATCAGATCGTGCTGGCCGGTGACTCCGCCGGTGGCTACCTCGCGCTCTCGCTGGCCGAGAAGCTGCAGGCCCAGGGCGTCGATGGCTATCACGGCGAGACTCCGGCAGCGGTGGTGACCATGTCGCCGCTGTTTGAGATCGGCAATGAAGCGCGTGCCGACCACCCCAACGCCCGCACCGACGCGATGTTCCCGGCCAAAGCATTCCACGCGCTGGTGGAGCTCATCGAGGTCGCGGCGGCCAAGCGGACCGTCGACGGGCAACCCGAGCAGGTCTACGAGCCGCTCGACCACATCGAGCCCGGTCTGCCCCGCACGCTGATCCACGTCTCGGGGTCGGAGGTTCTGCTCAGCGATGCGCGAAAGGCGGCGCGTCTGCTCGCCGCAGCCGGCGTGCCCGTCGAGGTGCGCGTCTGGCCTGGTCAGATGCATGTTTTCCAGCTCGGTGCGCCGATGGTGTCGGAAGCCAACCGGTCATTGCGGCAGATCGGCGACTACATCCGCGAGGCCACCTGGTAG
- the purT gene encoding formate-dependent phosphoribosylglycinamide formyltransferase has protein sequence MTTIGTPLSPRATKVMLLGSGELGREVLIALQRLGVETIAVDRYQNAPGHQVAHHARTITMSDPGQLRALIEAERPDLVVPEIEAIATPALEELEAEGAVTVIPTARAARLTMDREGIRRLAAETLDLPTSPYRFCDSLDELHAAIADGIGYPCVVKPVMSSSGKGQSKIDGPDDVAPAWEYAMSGSRVSNTRIIVEGFVDFDYEITLLTVRARGASGAVETTFCEPIGHRQVGGDYVESWQPHPMSATALERAQQIAHAVTDDLGGQGIFGVELFVKGDQVWFSEVSPRPHDTGMVTMVTQWQNEFELHARAILGLPVDSALRSPGASAVIYGGVDAEGVIFEGVDSALQVPHTEIRLFGKPESFVQRRMGVALAYADDVQTARRNATEAAGRVTPRVP, from the coding sequence ATGACCACCATCGGAACGCCGCTGTCACCGCGCGCCACCAAAGTCATGCTGCTCGGCTCGGGCGAACTCGGCCGCGAAGTGCTGATCGCGCTGCAGCGCCTCGGCGTCGAGACGATCGCCGTCGACCGCTACCAGAACGCCCCCGGTCATCAGGTCGCCCACCACGCGCGCACGATCACGATGTCGGACCCGGGCCAGCTCCGGGCGCTGATCGAGGCCGAGCGGCCCGACCTGGTGGTGCCCGAGATCGAAGCCATCGCGACGCCGGCGCTCGAAGAGCTGGAGGCCGAAGGCGCGGTGACCGTCATCCCGACCGCCCGGGCCGCGCGGTTGACCATGGACCGCGAGGGAATCCGACGTCTCGCGGCCGAGACCCTCGACCTGCCCACCAGCCCGTACCGGTTCTGCGATTCGCTTGACGAGCTCCATGCCGCAATCGCTGACGGCATCGGGTATCCGTGCGTGGTCAAACCGGTGATGAGCAGCTCCGGCAAGGGTCAGTCCAAGATCGACGGTCCCGACGATGTCGCGCCAGCATGGGAGTACGCGATGTCGGGCAGCCGGGTGAGCAACACCCGCATCATCGTCGAGGGGTTCGTCGACTTCGACTACGAGATCACACTGCTGACAGTGCGCGCCCGCGGCGCCTCCGGCGCGGTGGAGACCACGTTCTGCGAACCCATCGGGCACCGGCAGGTCGGTGGCGACTACGTCGAAAGCTGGCAACCGCACCCGATGTCGGCCACGGCGCTGGAACGCGCGCAGCAGATCGCACACGCGGTGACCGACGATCTGGGTGGGCAGGGCATCTTCGGGGTGGAGCTGTTCGTCAAGGGTGACCAGGTCTGGTTCAGCGAGGTCAGCCCGCGCCCCCACGACACCGGCATGGTCACGATGGTGACGCAGTGGCAGAACGAGTTCGAGCTGCACGCACGCGCCATCCTCGGTCTGCCGGTCGACAGCGCGCTGCGGTCGCCGGGCGCCAGCGCGGTGATCTACGGCGGCGTGGACGCCGAGGGCGTGATCTTCGAGGGGGTGGACAGCGCGCTGCAGGTACCGCACACCGAGATCCGGCTGTTCGGCAAGCCGGAGAGCTTCGTCCAACGCCGGATGGGTGTGGCACTGGCCTACGCCGACGACGTCCAGACCGCGCGCCGCAACGCGACTGAAGCCGCGGGCCGGGTCACCCCGCGAGTTCCCTAG
- a CDS encoding SGNH/GDSL hydrolase family protein has protein sequence MPRRSVFFWAVATLASTGSAYVGARNLLTGQADKARQVIPKAWDVPPRADGVYTPGGATVQRWQRDVPFDLHLMIFGDSTATGYGCTDAEQVPGVLLARGLAEESGKRIRLSTKAIVGATSKGLSGQIDAMFVAGRPPDAAVIMIGANDITRPNGVGPSARRLGQAVLRLRGSGAVVVVGTCPDFGVIKAIPQPLRWWVRARGLRLARAQAAAVRGAGGVPVPFADLLAPHFYKTPELLFSEDMFHPSAAGYSLAGKQLLPALCQALGECQSGNPPEAALVSRSGDRSSLLGWVIGATRLWRRSTGVPAPVVGAVPGFAQGRVPAPVGASAS, from the coding sequence ATACCGCGGCGATCGGTTTTCTTCTGGGCGGTCGCCACTCTGGCCTCGACAGGATCGGCCTACGTCGGCGCCCGCAATCTGCTGACCGGGCAGGCCGACAAGGCCCGTCAGGTCATCCCGAAAGCCTGGGATGTTCCACCCCGCGCCGACGGCGTCTACACCCCCGGTGGCGCGACGGTGCAGCGTTGGCAGCGTGACGTGCCGTTCGACCTACACCTGATGATCTTCGGGGATTCGACAGCGACCGGCTACGGGTGCACCGACGCCGAGCAGGTGCCCGGGGTGCTGCTGGCACGCGGCCTGGCCGAGGAGTCCGGCAAACGCATCCGACTGAGCACCAAGGCGATCGTCGGCGCAACCTCCAAGGGATTGTCGGGGCAGATCGATGCGATGTTCGTCGCCGGCCGTCCTCCCGACGCCGCGGTGATCATGATCGGCGCCAACGACATCACCCGGCCCAACGGTGTCGGCCCGTCGGCGCGCCGTCTCGGCCAGGCCGTACTTCGGCTCCGCGGCAGCGGAGCGGTGGTTGTGGTCGGCACCTGCCCGGATTTCGGCGTCATCAAGGCGATCCCGCAGCCTCTGCGGTGGTGGGTGCGGGCTCGCGGTTTGCGGTTGGCCCGCGCGCAGGCGGCCGCGGTGCGCGGGGCAGGCGGTGTGCCGGTGCCGTTCGCCGACCTGCTGGCCCCGCACTTCTACAAGACGCCGGAGCTGTTGTTCTCCGAGGACATGTTCCATCCCTCGGCGGCCGGCTATTCGCTGGCCGGCAAGCAGCTCCTGCCCGCGCTGTGTCAGGCATTGGGTGAATGCCAATCCGGCAACCCGCCCGAGGCCGCCCTGGTCTCTCGCTCGGGTGACCGCAGTTCACTGCTGGGGTGGGTCATCGGCGCGACCCGGTTGTGGCGGCGGTCGACAGGCGTGCCCGCGCCGGTGGTGGGTGCGGTCCCCGGGTTTGCACAAGGGAGGGTGCCCGCGCCGGTCGGCGCGAGTGCCAGCTAG